The following are from one region of the Rhinoraja longicauda isolate Sanriku21f chromosome 11, sRhiLon1.1, whole genome shotgun sequence genome:
- the LOC144597939 gene encoding regulator of G-protein signaling 5-like, with amino-acid sequence MCQGLSSVSSCCLERAKGIKARLGILLQKSKKIRQSVRTNKKDKARSRASSEEAKKWRQSLDKMLSHKHGLAAFRTFLRSEYSEENIEFWLACEDYKKIRSTAKRTSKAKLIYLEFIETDAPKEINIDYETKDSTRNYLQRPTSSSFDEAQSKIYNLMEKDSYARFLRSEVYLNLTRQTERAAVHSESNKQSET; translated from the exons ATGTGCCAAGGATTATCATCAGTGTCAAGCTGCTGCTTGGAAAG GGCAAAGGGTATTAAGGCTCGGCTTGGGATCCTTCTACAGAAGTCAAAGAAAATTCGTCAATCCGTACGAACAAATAAGAAAGATAAAGCGAGATCCAG AGCCTCCTCAGAGGAAGCAAAGAAATGGAGACAATCtttggacaagatgctttctcacAAAC ATGGTTTAGCTGCCTTCAGAACCTTCCTCCGCTCAGAGTACAGCGAAGAGAACATTGAGTTCTGGCTAGCCTGTGAAGACTACAAGAAAATCAGGTCAACTGCAAAGCGGACCTCCAAAGCAAAGCTGATTTATTTGGAATTCATAGAGACAGATGCCCCTAAAGAG ATTAATATTGATTATGAAACTAAAGACTCCACCAGGAACTATCTTCAGAGGCCCACCAGTTCCAGCTTTGACGAGGCACAGAGTAAAATCTACAACTTGATGGAGAAAGATTCCTACGCCAGATTCCTGAGGTCGGAAGTGTATCTGAACCTGACCAGACAAACTGAGAGAGCGGCAGTCCACTCCGAGTCCAACAAGCAGTCCGAGACATGA